The following is a genomic window from Xiphophorus couchianus chromosome 5, X_couchianus-1.0, whole genome shotgun sequence.
aaacacagaaacacaatgcaacatagaatcaacaatcaaaacacagcattaagtcaagttccatcaataaatttgtaattgattacgtttcaaatacaatcctaaacaggtgggtttttagtcgagtttgcatccatagaaggtttacctgttaaactcctactgtgttatgtggaacaaaatacctgttgctatttttattcccactcacaatcacagtcacagtttaaaacgatgcagacagcattttaatgggcttctggcaccaGGCTCCgaacacctctttcacggaattttaCGTATCAAGGAGGATGTAAGTAAGATGTGGTGGAAACAcgtttctttcacattttacatttcacattttcacacgTATGTAAAAGTGCGTCTGAAATCAACgttaaactgaaaaattaaaagtggTGTTTGCTTATGGAAAGCAAAGCTTATAATGATGATTATAAAACCTATTACAAACAACGTTTACGGGCGACGCCATGTTGAAATTCCAACTTCTTAACTAGAACGCTGTTAGCTCGGGTTTCCATAGGCAATTATAAAGATTTTTATCTTCATTATCAAATTCTCATTTCCCAGGCAACTGGAACGCAGCACGGCCAGTTTGCCCCTGGCTCCTTCGTGTATTCTCGCGAGATTCCGCGAGCTCCACTTTTCTTGTGGTCCAGCATGGCAGCGCTGTGTGAGGGGTACACGTTGTGCGGACTTGTTCCAGCTGTAAATCGGCGAAGCTCTGAAATTAAGGGCATCGAAGAGGAGCGGGACAGCGACCATGTGATCGTCACCGACTCCAGCAGATCTGTGACTCTTTACAAGGTGAGGTTTGGACTTTGCAGGAGCTGGGGGCCAGCTGATCGGTGCCGACTCGTGTTAGCATCCTGTGGTGGTTTCAATAACAGAGCCAGAACCGTTCCGTGTTATTATCTCCAGGCCGGGTCGATCGCTACTGCTTTCACACAGGGATGCTAACGTGAAAACAAGCTAATCCCCTCTCAACATCAAGTTCTTAGAAAGTCTCACTAATGACAAGGAGATGGATGTTGGCTAATGTTAGCTGCTCTCAACATGAAAGCTGGTTCCTCCTGCTGCAGTTGTGTTTTAAAGTTGAATATGATCTTTCAGATTGTGCTGCATTTGGTAAAGTCGAAGTGTGTGATTATGggtgttttctttctgcattgGTCACACATGTTGCTGCAGGTGTCGGACCAGAAGCCGCTGGGCAGCTGGACAGTGAAACAGGGTCAAGTTCTGACCTGTGCAGCGGTCTTCAACAGGCTGACCAACGAGTATGTGGCAGTCTCAGACAACAAGGTAACCTGGTCCACGACAATGCACACACAGTTCGCTATTTTTGTTGTCTGCCCATTTTTGATGCATAAGTGATGCGTCACACAACCTTAGCCAATCAGgattaaatgatttttctttttgtttttaggtgatAAGAATCTGGAAAGAAGACGACATCATTTTAGACAAGGCATTCAAAGCAACAGTAAGCGTGACTTTCAGTTCTTCACTCTTTTCGAGGTCATAATCATACGACTTATAAGGGGaggttttgttttaagtgtGTTCTACATTGGAAACACTCAATTTGACCAGCGTGTCATTTTGTTTATACCCGGGAAGTTCACATTTACCGTCAAATTAATGTACGCCATTGCTGCTTTCACGGGACCTTTCTAGTCAGTTTGGAGTAATtatatagtaaaaaaaacaaaaaacagaaaaactttattatcattatgCACTCCAAAATCAGACCATGCAAACCTacaaaaaaagatcaacttaAAACTTTACGTGCCTTATAAAGCAGGTTAAATATGACAGTTTGTGTTTAGATGTAGACTCCACAATAATGGCCTGTTTGCAAGGGTTGCTAAGGGAAACCATTTTCTCTATTATAAGAATATGGCATCCAAATGAAGCGCAATACTTCTACAAAAAATTGACATTACTTGCCATTTTCCATACCCCTGACCACAAAACGATTTTGTTCACAGAGTTACCGTGTCAGAAAGtctttatgtatatttatccatccatccatccatccatcttcttccgcttatccgaggtcgggtcgcgggggtagcagcttcagaagggaggcccagacttccctctccccagccacttcttctagctcctccgggggaatcccgaggcgttcccaggccagccgagagacatagtccctccagcgtgtcctgggtcttccccggggcctcctcccggtgggacgtgcccggaacacctcaccagggaggcatcctgaccagatgcccaagccacctcaactggctcctctcgatgtgaaggagcagcggctctactctgagtccctcccggatgactgagcttctcaccctatctctaagggagagcccagccaccctacggagaaaacccatttcggccgcttgtatccgcgatctcgttctttcggtcatgacccaaagctcatgaccatagatgagggtgggaacgtagatcgaccggtaaatcaagagcttcgctttttggctcagctctctcttcaccacgacggaccggtacagcgcccgcttgacaacagacgctgcgccaatccgcctgtcgatctcccgctcccctcttcccccattcgtgaacaagatcccgagatacttaaactcctccacttggggcaggacaccccccctgacccggagaaggcactctacccttttccggctcaagaccatggcctcggatttggaggcactgatccccatcccggccgcttcacactcggctgcgaaccgctccagcgagagctgcagatcacgatctgatgaagccaaaaggaccacatcgtctgcgaaaagcagagatgagatcctaaggccaccaaatcggatcccctcaacaccttggctgcgcctagaaattctgtccatgaaagtgatgaacagaatcggtgacaaagggcagccctggcggagtccaactctcaccggaaacgagcccgacttactgccggcaatgcggaccagactctgacaccggtcatacagggacctgacagcccgtatcaaagggcccggtaccccatactcccggagaaccccccacagggctccccgagggacacggtcgaacgccttctccaagtccacaaaacacatgtagactggttgggcgaactcccatgcaccctccaggaccctgctgagggtgtagagctggtccagtgttccacgaccaggacgaaaaccacactgctcttcctgaatccgaggttcgactatccgacggaccctcctctccaggacccctgaatagaccttgccagggaggcttaagagtgtgacccctctataattggagcacaccctccggtccccctttttgaacagggggaccaccaccccagtctgccaatccaggggaactgcccccgatgtccatgcgatattgcagagtcgcgtcaaccaacacaaccctacaacatccagagccttaaggaactccgggcggatctcatccacccccggggccttgccaccgaggagctttttaaccacctcggcgacctcgcccccagagattggagagcccaacccagagtccccaggctccgcttcctcagtggaaggcatgttggtgggattgaggaggtcttcgaagtactctgcccaccggcccacaacgtcccgagtagaggtcagaagcacaccatccccactataaacagtgttggtgctgcaccgcttcccccccctgagacgccggatggtggaccagaatcgcctcgaagccgtgcggaagtctttctccatggcctctccaaactcctcccacgcccgagtttttgcctcagcaaccgcccgagccgcatgccgcttcgcccgccggtacccatcagctgcttccggagtcccacaggccaaaaaggcccgataggactccttcttcagcctgacggcatccctcaccgaaggtgtccaccaacggattcgagggttgccgccgcgacaggcaccgacaaccttgcggccacagctccgatcggccgcctcgacaatggaggcacggaacacggtccactcagactccatgtcccccacctcccccgggacgtgttcgaagttttgccggagatgggagttaaagctccgtctcacaggggattccgccagacgttcccagcagaccctcacaacacgtttgggcctgccaggtctgaccggctttcgcccccaccaccggagccaactcaccaccaggtagtggtcagtggacagctccgcacctctcttcacccgagtgtccaagacatacggccgcagatccgatgaaacgatgacaaagtcgatcatcgaactgcggcctagggtgtcctggtgccaagtgcacatatggacacccttatgcttgaacatggtgtttgttatggacaatccatggcgagcacagaagtccagcaacagaacaccgctcgagttcaggtcgggcgggccgttcctcccaaccatgcccctccaggtctcactgtcgttgcccacgtgagcgttgaagtcccccagcagaacaagggagtccccaggaggagcactctccagtaccccctctaaggactccaaaaagggtgggtaatctgaactgtcgttcggcccgtaagcacaaacgacagtcagaacccgtccccccacccgtaggcggagggatgctaccctctcgttcaccggggtaaaccccaacgtacaggtgccgagatggggagcaacaagtatgcccactcctgcccgacgtctctctccctgggcaactccagagtggaagtatgtccagcccctctcaaggagactggttccagaaccagagccatgcgtcgaggtgagaccgactatttctagccggaacctctcgacctcacgcactagctccggctccttccccaccagagaggtgacattccacgtcccaagagccagtttctgcaaccgaggatcggaccgccagggtcccctcccttggccgccacccatcacacagtgcacccgacccctttggcccctcccacgggtggtgggcccatgggagggggggcccatgtttcctcttcgggctgagcccggccgggctccatgggtaaaagcccggccaccagacgctcgccatcgtgccccccctccaggcctggctccagagtggggcccaggtgacccgcgtccgggcgagggaacaccaagtccaaggttttccttcatcattggggtcttcgtaTGTATATTTAGTGTGGACAAATCTAAACACATCCTAACCTCTGCCACTTTTCTTTTCCGACTTCTCTCAGGTGTCAGCAGATGTCTGGTCGGTGCACTGTGCACACGGAGCCGAGCCTGCCGTCTTGTTTCAGAGAGGAGCTGTGAGACTTCTGGACTCCCTGCTTTCTGCTCCCCAGCAGCCCGTAGAGGAAGTCCTGGTTCAGGACGAAGCCATCAGGTCCAGAACTCCTGCCGTCGTCACAAGTGATGCACAAAAGAAGAGattgctttgaaaaacactttttattcaTGAAACAGCTGCTTAGCAAATCTTTCAGTCtgtcctgtgttttatttttatttattttttacattttcagggtttaaattcaaaattagcatgattttttattatgtatttaattttttaacaatgtGAACTCTAGCTGTTACAATCTGACAATTAGTCCTGCTGCTACATCTCCAATTATTTtgccagattttattttctgaattgttatatattttgtttttttttaaatgcagatcATCTGGATCAgatctagaaaaaaacaaacgaacgaacaaaaacaaaacaggcacATCTACCTGTGAAACTTTGTCTTTCTAAAAGCAATCTCTCTTTTTGTTGGTAGGTGGAGCACCAACATAgtgacagaaacacaacagcTGGTCATCTTCACGACTGAACTGGTAAAGATTGTTTAAGGACTGTCGTCCTACACAGTGATTTTTCCCCCGACTTCTCTGTAAACATTCACATTGCACTCCTATATAGTGCCCCGCAAAAATAGTCACACAAAATCCAGATAGAAATGCTCTGGGTAtgcttgtaatgtgacaaaaataggGATTTTCAAggaatgtgaatactttttgtgctttttgatgtttattatttttcattgtagGATTTTCAATGTGTGCCCACAGAAAGGAGATCATTTCCTCTACCTGCAGAGGCTGAAGCCCAACTCTGTTCAGAAGTACCGGCTGGAGCCAGAGGAGCCTGCCCTCTCCCCGCTCAGCTTCTGGGCCTCCTACAGGGACAAAAACATCTGCCTTCTTTATCTCTGTAAGTCTTCATTTCCTGTAACAAGCCGCTTGTTTGACAGGACACATTAGCTTTGTTAGCTCCTCGATAAAACTGTTGACATACATAGCCCTCAACGTTGGTTACTGGTTATATGCACAGTCATGTTGGAAAGTTTGGAGACCCAACTAAATatactgttgtttttattatgacaCGTTTTGGTGTCACtgtctagattttttttaatctacttttGGAAACGAGATTGAAATGCAGCCAAATGcgtattatttattaaacaagaaTATCAACAATGTAAGGCAGCAGATAactgaatatttcagcaaaatcttTCACCTGCGGATACAACAACCTGTCATAGAACTGATGTTCCCCAAGGCTTacttgttttgaaaaaaaaaaaacaactttatccaccgaaaaattcaaaatggcgGCCATTCACGGGAATTACATTTTTGCTCAATTACTCATTACAGATGAATACTTATTGTGTCAGATTATACATAATTAGACTCATAGACATCATGTTTACTgataatattttgatatttttttactaGATGGACACCATGGTTGCACTAAAATTGGCCAATTAGATTAATATGTTTGGTGTCAAAACATAGCCAACATATTTTGAACCATAGAAATCATTctgttggacattttttaaaatggctgcCACGGTTGCAATAGAGAATATatgtttgcattaaaattgGCTGTAGTTATTGCCAGTGTCTGGCGCAGATAACCAAAAAGTTAAGTTCACTAACCACTAGTTTGCTAAGCAAGAATCCTAGCTACGCTAACGCTAAACCGCTAAACAGGTAAAGAATTTGGCAGAATCGTACTTTAAACTactaaacacataaaataatttgcgtaagctaatgctaaacacaTGCAAATTTttgcagaagctaatgctaaaccactaaaacttaaaaaatttcTTTGTAGAAGCTGATGCTGAACCGcctaaaacataaaagaatTAGCAGATGCTAACGCTAAGCATTAAGACAACTTGTTCTGCTTTCACATTTTCCTCGCTTTCAGATCCTAACGGCCGTGTGTACCAGAGTTTGGTGTCTGTTCGGGGCCCAGCGCCTGATGATGGAGCTCAGGCTGTTCCGCTGCCTCGTGATCAGCTGCTGAGTCTCCCTGTGGGGGAGGAACTGCTGGAAGCCGCGTCGGCCATCTTCCTGGACGACGCCCACGTAGCTGTGGTCGGGGTTCCACACCCTTCTGCTGGGCCCGGAAAAGGCAAGGAAAGCTTTAAAATTCCCGGGAAAGTTACGAAGATGTTACCTTTTAAAATTGTTAACATGTTTctatttgcttatttcatttttttagattgttgaattttgtccatttttagAGATATCGCGAAAGGAAGAGCGTATTCATTACTTGTCTGAAAACTAGAGCagtaatagaaaataaaaacaacagaaaagggAGGAAATGTGTATGATGAAACTATAAGAGGTTAACTGAAGGGCTTGGGACTATTGACAGGTAAAATTTCCATAGTCATTGATAATTTTGGCATTTACAGTTGAGCATGAGTCAAGATAAGATTATCAGGGAATAACTTTAAGTAAAAGTAGGAAGATTTTACAGTATCATGgaatttacacaaacatttaagaCCAGAAGGCATAATATGATCTAAATAATTCTAATTTGGCTGGTAACATAATATTGTGATTACCGTTTTAATAGTGATGTCTATAAGGTTTATCATTACTTTGTACATCAAGTTAGTCTAGAATTAAGACTGACATTTGACCCTACAGCTGCAAAAGGCTCCAGTCATTCCAATACTCTCCAGTGTATCATTAGGACTTTAACTCAGAAACAGTGTGGTGGAAACATCTCGGTTTTAAATGCAGAACTTTTTAAAACGTACAACCTGCAACTACACTTCCCAGAAAAAAGATTACGACAGAAATAAAGAATAGAATgcgaaagaagaaaaaaataaagaatgtggGTGATCTTAAAAACTGCATAGTACATGATTCCAGTATTGGTTTTTCAGCGAAATGTCTCCTCGAAATGTACCATACGTGACTAAATGCTTGTCTGAAATTATTTGACCTTGAAACGGATCCGGTTTTCAGAACCACGCAGCTGCTCTCTCGTGTCCTGTTCCTGAATTTGCCGTCTCTGAACTTTCAGACTTTCTCTGCATCTGGAACACAAATTTTCAGACTCTTCAGGCTGCGAAAGAGATGGCGGGTAAACTCTACGGACAGGTAGGCGCCTGGGTGGTGTATTCAAAAATATCAacacagacagtttttttttgtttgtttgttttgtttttttttgccaaggtTCCCTGTCCTTCCAGCTGCTGGGTGCTGATGGAGGACTGTATGTCTTTGGTAGATCATTGTGTCTGCTCTCCACTGTGAGGGGGCTCACTGTCCCTTCTCACAACTACACAGCAGTTTACAACCCCAGACCTGCTGCTTGTGcatacttcctgtttttggacaTCAATTTAATATGTcgattattcttttttttttttctctctgatgtAGCTTTGGAGTTTTTCAAGCAAGCTGTTTATTCCCCATGGCAAAGCCCTCTCTGTCATACCGTTTGCCTGTCCCAGATCCTCCCTGGCCTTGGCTCTGGGGAAACTAAAGCAGGTCAAGACCGAGGGTGAGAGACAGAAAGCAGCGCCGCTTACGCCAACAACTTCCTGTAGATTTGTCTGTGcgcaaaaataaagttttgtctttttgtgtgtaCACACCATTAATAAcagtgataataataataataaaacattttcatgtttcagaaTTCACTCACCACAGTGTTTTTCTCCAACTGTCACAGAGTCCAAGACTTCAACTGTGGTACCGTCCTGGAATACCATCTTACATGGAGAAGAAGCTGCTCCTCCTAAAACAGTGGAGGCCAGGAAGACGGTAAGTTACAGAATATAGTTTCCTTAGTAGTTAAATGCTAGCAAATGCCTCCAACTCTGTGGAACTGTCGATGCGTGTCACTACGGCAAGCTGTTTTAACATTAATAGCAAGAGAAGATCttcaaaccatccatccatgaGTTAATTCTTTACTACAGTGGCCCTGAAGGGTCAAGAAAATGCAAAAGCTACAATGAAAGTTATGCTAAAGTGGAAATTATGCTACCAAATTTAgcataactttttttgttgtggcTTTTTGTTGTTGCGTTGTATTTGGTTTTTTTACTGTTGTCTATGGACTTTTTCTGACCCTGCTAGGCCACCGTacattacaataataaaaaaaaacattttccatcatAAATAAGGGATTTTGAGATATCTTTAACTCCTCAACTTCTTATTACTacaaatataattatatttaatcatCATCTTTAATATTAGTATTTAGctagaaaaatgtttagactaattcagttgaattcagtgggtttattttattgatttttttttattgtcgtACATCTGCAAATAACCTACTGTTTTACCTAGCGTAAACTTTAAAGGTATAaagtcttttttcccccttaaataaatttattgtaaAGGTAGtgagttgttgctttttttacaCACTGATGAGTCGATCTTTTTATTACAGCTGAGCCGTTTATAAGTCTGAACTAATTCTAAATGTTTTGCGCTcagttttg
Proteins encoded in this region:
- the nol11 gene encoding nucleolar protein 11-like; this encodes MAALCEGYTLCGLVPAVNRRSSEIKGIEEERDSDHVIVTDSSRSVTLYKVSDQKPLGSWTVKQGQVLTCAAVFNRLTNEYVAVSDNKVIRIWKEDDIILDKAFKATVSADVWSVHCAHGAEPAVLFQRGAVRLLDSLLSAPQQPVEEVLVQDEAIRWSTNIVTETQQLVIFTTELKGDHFLYLQRLKPNSVQKYRLEPEEPALSPLSFWASYRDKNICLLYLYPNGRVYQSLVSVRGPAPDDGAQAVPLPRDQLLSLPVGEELLEAASAIFLDDAHVAVVGVPHPSAGPGKDFLCIWNTNFQTLQAAKEMAGKLYGQLWSFSSKLFIPHGKALSVIPFACPRSSLALALGKLKQVKTEESKTSTVVPSWNTILHGEEAAPPKTVEARKTRTTRKTQSSLSLTIDQVQDLIKTAPVEEVEKEVQELLSRQDPKDPQPSLGQLALALVSRSLADPKFYSSRALTQLVPIRCLSHSVCPDLLPLALEKRDYFLCQLCLLFFHDIPEAVTCACLKTFISLSDADAEKLSLEPDSVSFVEMLISNERAQTGLQNGFSPALCEEDRTDAVDDPKAKAKEKQKASPQQTCPVGKHKAALINEVLQTAYSEALLLPHLKDFSSDQVVLFLRYLEFLYLRYSTDGFSQMHGYRSPSLNQVMDWVCMLLDAHFTVLVMSPVAKGLLLNLQSFVRSQVRLFSELGKIEGSLQELTKMKMKKDVGQYSIEVIELY